CTGACCGGGGTCTTCTACAGCATCAAGGCGGCGGTGGACGAACTCAAGAGGGCGCAGGGCTACATCATCACCATCTCGAGCCTGGCCGGCCGCAACCCCATCAAGGGCGGCAGCGCCTACAACGCCAGCAAGTTCGGCGTGACCGGCTTCAGCGAGGCGGTCATGCTCGACTTGCGCGAGGACGGCGTCAAGGTCTCGACCATCATGCCCGGTTCGGTGGCGACGCATTTCAACGACCACCAGCCCGGCGAGGCCGACAGCTGGAAGATCCAGATCGAGGACATCGGCAAGCTGGTCACCGACCTGCTCAGCATGCACCCGCGCACCCTGCCCAGCAAGGTCGAGGTGCGGCCGAGCCGGCCGCCGCAGGGCTAAGAGGCGGGCTGACGAGGCGCGCGCACGGTCTCCACGATGGTCCTAAGGGCCCGGTAGCCCT
This window of the Deinococcota bacterium genome carries:
- a CDS encoding SDR family oxidoreductase, with translation MTNDSIQGNSIEGKVALITGGSKGIGYGIAREIVRLGGHTTITARSEDEVEAAARELSSMGPGRALGLKVDVRDFSAQQEAVRRTVEAFGKLDVLVANAGLGRFAPVDELTLEAWHDTIDTNLTGVFYSIKAAVDELKRAQGYIITISSLAGRNPIKGGSAYNASKFGVTGFSEAVMLDLREDGVKVSTIMPGSVATHFNDHQPGEADSWKIQIEDIGKLVTDLLSMHPRTLPSKVEVRPSRPPQG